In Plodia interpunctella isolate USDA-ARS_2022_Savannah chromosome 17, ilPloInte3.2, whole genome shotgun sequence, one genomic interval encodes:
- the LOC128677305 gene encoding uncharacterized protein LOC128677305 has protein sequence MQVVNKENLPQGGTGRTAVGESTPVSNDTGCPSYSGGGNLRLAPSDAIVDAVVGDDVMGDEVVGDEVVGDEVVGKNAGDVVAQVSDSEMSVKSASSGCGQSRFFRKRRNTESPELSSATDEDNPPQARAQRGKRGRGRPPTTGECIGLGKAREALQATRRAEFLKVRIGEEDRQLAEAAKKVAVRSERAASRASTRSEAEFEPEDLTAGSIEERLNNSVAAIRAVGKMSKGLKGTAQKTLKDAAASIEDLAHELMERCTSSETRRLQAENARLKQEMADLRQELDEIRTEVYKSRRSAQPETEASRDTPALEKQLTSLLKEELGRFREEVLTKVNFLEGKVLRPTLASDRGSKGRAPTMATYAEKTAARPTLAETPVEQVSQAVDIPPSQPSTSTAPAKTKKAKRKKAKSSKTAPDAAAAAAPQKAEEGAWQTVGQKMSQKKATRKEAQKKKRQEVRLRPPRSAAVVLTLQPHASQNGVTYEEVLGRAKSQVDTVSLGIEGMRCKVTATGARLLQVPGSSSGPLADALADKLRQALNPEEVKVSRPVKRVDLRISGLDDSVTREELTAALAKAGACSELDLKVGEIRRAPRGMGTSIVACPVTVAKKLEDGRRLLVGWVSASVKLLKQRPMRCYRCITGEHVATQCNSVVDCSGLCFRCGKRGHEARTCSAAPHCPVCAEANKPADHAIGSKLCKAANNKTGKTPKKAPASRPKIPPTESSQGVEPFEMECP, from the coding sequence ATGCAAGTCgtgaataaagaaaatctacCCCAGGGTGGTACCGGCCGTACCGCGGTCGGAGAATCCACCCCGGTGTCTAATGACACCGGCTGCCCCTCGTATTCTGGGGGGGGCAATTTACGCCTTGCGCCTTCGGACGCAATTGTTGATGCAGTAGTAGGAGACGATGTGATGGGAGACGAAGTGGTGGGAGACGAAGTGGTGGGAGACGAAGTGGTGGGAAAAAATGCGGGAGATGTTGTCGCACAGGTTTCAGACTCTGAAATGAGTGTTAAGAGTGCCAGTAGCGGTTGCGGACAGTCCCGCTTCTTCAGGAAACGGCGGAACACGGAGAGCCCGGAATTGAGTTCTGCGACGGATGAGGATAATCCTCCACAGGCGCGCGCTCAGCGCGGTAAGAGAGGTAGAGGAAGACCGCCGACAACCGGCGAATGTATTGGCCTCGGGAAGGCAAGGGAGGCTCTTCAGGCTACTCGTCGTGCTGAGTTTCTGAAGGTCCGCATCGGTGAGGAGGATCGGCAGTTGGCTGAAGCCGCCAAAAAGGTGGCGGTCAGGAGTGAGAGGGCAGCGTCACGCGCCTCCACTCGGTCTGAGGCGGAATTCGAGCCGGAAGACCTAACTGCCGGGTCTATAGAGGAGAGGCTGAACAACTCTGTTGCGGCAATAAGAGCGGTTGGGAAGATGTCCAAAGGCCTGAAGGGCACCGCCCAGAAGACCCTCAAGGATGCGGCAGCCTCAATCGAAGACTTAGCACACGAACTAATGGAGAGATGTACCTCCAGCGAGACGCGCCGCTTGCAGGCGGAGAACGCTCGCCTAAAACAGGAGATGGCTGACCTTCGTCAAGAGTTAGACGAGATTCGAACGGAGGTCTACAAGTCGAGGCGCTCAGCTCAGCCTGAGACTGAAGCGTCACGGGACACGCCAGCACTGGAGAAACAGCTGACGAGTCTCCTTAAAGAAGAACTCGGTCGATTCAGGGAAGAGGTCCTTACGAAAGTAAACTTTTTGGAGGGGAAAGTCCTCAGACCCACATTGGCCTCTGACCGGGGCAGCAAAGGTAGAGCTCCAACTATGGCCACGTATGCCGAGAAGACAGCGGCCAGGCCGACTTTGGCAGAGACTCCTGTGGAACAGGTATCGCAGGCGGTCGACATCCCGCCCTCTCAGCCGAGTACAAGCACAGCCCCAGCTAAGACCAAGAAGGCTAAAAGGAAGAAGGCCAAGTCTTCCAAGACTGCACCTGATGCGGCCGCGGCAGCTGCCCCACAGAAAGCGGAAGAGGGTGCCTGGCAAACTGTGGGTCAAAAGATGTCCCAAAAGAAGGCCACTAGAAAAGAGGCCCAGAAGAAGAAACGGCAGGAAGTCAGGCTTCGCCCGCCCCGGTCAGCAGCGGTTGTTTTGACCCTGCAGCCGCACGCTTCTCAAAATGGCGTGACATATGAGGAGGTGTTGGGTCGAGCAAAAAGTCAGGTGGATACTGTGAGCTTGGGTATCGAGGGCATGCGGTGCAAGGTCACGGCCACTGGTGCCCGCCTCTTGCAGGTGCCCGGCAGTTCTAGTGGCCCCCTAGCCGACGCCTTGGCCGACAAGCTGAGGCAAGCCCTGAATCCGGAGGAAGTGAAGGTCTCCAGACCTGTAAAGCGGGTAGACCTGCGAATATCTGGCCTGGATGACTCCGTGACTAGGGAAGAGCTGACAGCAGCACTGGCCAAGGCTGGAGCTTGCTCTGAGCTGGACCTTAAAGTAGGCGAGATTCGTCGTGCACCGCGTGGTATGGGGACCTCGATTGTAGCGTGCCCGGTGACCGTGGCTAAAAAGTTGGAGGATGGCCGTCGGCTCCTAGTTGGCTGGGTGTCTGCCAGTGTTAAGCTGTTAAAGCAAAGGCCGATGCGCTGCTACAGATGCATCACCGGTGAGCATGTGGCGACGCAATGCAATTCTGTGGTAGACTGTAGTGGCCTCTGTTTCCGATGTGGCAAACGAGGCCACGAGGCCAGGACGTGTTCTGCGGCGCCCCACTGCCCCGTATGCGCGGAGGCCAACAAGCCCGCCGATCATGCAATCGGCAGTAAATTATGTAAGGCAGCCAATAATAAGACGGGCAAGACACCCAAAAAGGCCCCAGCCTCTCGGCCTAAAATACCCCCCACCGAATCGTCACAAGGTGTGGAACCTTTTGAGATGGAATGTCCATAA
- the LOC128677307 gene encoding uncharacterized protein LOC128677307 translates to MQVVNKENLPQGGTGRTAVGESTPVSNDTGCPSYSGGGNLRLAPSDAIVDAVVGDDVVRDEVVGDEVVGKNAGDVVAQVSDSEMSVKSASSGCGQSRFFRKRRNTESPELSSATDEDNPPQARAQRGKRGRGRPPTTGECIGLGKAREALQATRRAEFLKVRIGEEDRQLAEAAKKVAVRSERAASRASTRSEAEFEPEDLTAGSIEERLNNSVAAIRAVGKMSKGLKGTAQKTLKDAAASIEDLAHELMERCTSSETRRLQAENARLKQEMADLRQELDEIRTEVYKSKRSAQPETEAPRDTPALEKQLTSLLKEELGRFREEVLTKVNFLEGKVLRPTLASDRGSKGRAPTMAAYAEKTAARPTLAETPVEQVSQAVDIPPSQPSTSTAPAKNKKAKRKKAKSSKTAPDAAAAAAPQQAEEGAWQTVGQKKSQKKATRKEAQKKKRQEARLRPPRSAAVVLTLQPHASQNGVTYEEVLGRAKSQVDTVSLGIEGMRCKVTATGARLLQVPGSSSGPLADALADKLRQALNPEEVKVSRPVKRVDLRISGLDDSVTREELTAALAKAGACSELDLKVGEIRRAPRGMGTSIVACPVTVAKKLEDGRRLLVGWVSASVKLLKQRPMRCYRCITGEHVATQCNSAVDCSGLCFRCGKRGHEARTCSAAPHCPVCAEANKPADHAIGSKLCKAANKKTGKTPKKAPASRPKIPPTESSQGVEPFEMECP, encoded by the coding sequence ATGCAAGTCgtgaataaagaaaatctacCCCAGGGTGGTACCGGCCGTACCGCGGTCGGAGAATCCACCCCGGTGTCTAATGACACCGGCTGCCCCTCGTATTCTGGGGGGGGCAATTTACGCCTTGCGCCTTCGGACGCAATTGTTGATGCAGTAGTAGGAGACGATGTGGTGAGAGACGAAGTGGTGGGAGACGAAGTGGTGGGAAAGAATGCGGGAGATGTTGTCGCACAGGTTTCAGACTCTGAAATGAGTGTTAAGAGTGCCAGTAGTGGTTGCGGACAGTCCCGCTTCTTCAGGAAACGGCGGAACACGGAGAGCCCGGAATTGAGTTCTGCGACGGATGAGGATAATCCTCCACAGGCGCGCGCTCAGCGCGGTAAGAGAGGTAGAGGAAGACCGCCGACAACCGGCGAATGTATTGGCCTCGGGAAGGCAAGGGAGGCTCTTCAGGCTACTCGTCGTGCCGAGTTTTTGAAGGTCCGCATCGGTGAGGAGGATCGGCAGTTGGCTGAAGCCGCCAAAAAGGTGGCGGTCAGGAGTGAGAGGGCAGCGTCACGCGCCTCCACTCGGTCTGAGGCGGAATTCGAGCCGGAAGACCTAACTGCCGGGTCTATAGAGGAGAGGCTGAACAACTCTGTTGCGGCAATAAGAGCGGTTGGGAAGATGTCCAAAGGCCTGAAGGGCACCGCCCAGAAGACCCTCAAGGATGCGGCAGCCTCAATTGAAGACTTAGCACACGAGCTAATGGAGAGATGTACCTCCAGCGAGACGCGCCGCTTGCAGGCGGAGAACGCTCGCCTAAAACAGGAGATGGCTGACCTTCGTCAAGAGTTAGACGAGATTCGAACGGAGGTCTACAAGTCGAAGCGCTCAGCTCAGCCTGAGACTGAAGCGCCGCGGGACACGCCAGCACTGGAGAAACAGCTGACGAGTCTCCTTAAAGAAGAACTCGGTCGATTCAGGGAAGAGGTCCTTACGAAAGTAAACTTTTTGGAGGGGAAAGTCCTCAGACCCACATTGGCCTCTGACCGGGGCAGCAAAGGTAGAGCTCCAACTATGGCCGCGTATGCCGAGAAGACAGCGGCCAGGCCGACTTTGGCAGAGACTCCTGTGGAACAGGTATCGCAAGCGGTCGACATCCCGCCCTCTCAGCCGAGTACAAGCACAGCCCCAGCTAAGAACAAGAAGGCTAAAAGGAAGAAGGCCAAGTCTTCCAAGACTGCACCTGATGCGGCCGCGGCAGCTGCCCCACAGCAAGCGGAAGAGGGTGCCTGGCAAACTGTGGGTCAAAAGAAGTCCCAAAAGAAGGCCACTAGAAAAGAGGCCCAGAAGAAGAAACGGCAGGAAGCCAGGCTTCGCCCGCCCCGGTCAGCAGCGGTTGTTTTGACCCTGCAGCCGCACGCTTCTCAAAATGGCGTGACATATGAGGAGGTGTTGGGTCGAGCAAAAAGTCAGGTGGATACTGTGAGCTTGGGTATCGAGGGCATGCGGTGCAAGGTCACGGCCACTGGTGCCCGCCTCTTGCAGGTGCCCGGCAGTTCTAGTGGCCCCCTAGCCGACGCCTTGGCCGACAAGCTGAGGCAAGCCCTGAATCCGGAGGAAGTGAAGGTCTCCAGACCTGTAAAGCGGGTAGACCTGCGAATATCTGGCCTGGATGATTCCGTGACTAGGGAAGAGCTGACAGCAGCACTGGCCAAGGCTGGAGCTTGCTCTGAGCTGGACCTTAAAGTAGGCGAGATTCGTCGTGCACCGCGTGGTATGGGGACCTCGATTGTAGCGTGCCCGGTGACTGTGGCTAAAAAGCTGGAGGATGGCCGTCGGCTCCTAGTTGGCTGGGTGTCTGCCAGTGTTAAGCTGTTAAAGCAAAGGCCGATGCGCTGCTACAGATGCATCACGGGTGAGCATGTGGCGACGCAATGCAATTCTGCGGTAGACTGTAGTGGCCTCTGTTTCCGATGTGGCAAACGAGGCCACGAGGCCAGGACGTGTTCTGCGGCGCCCCATTGCCCCGTATGCGCGGAGGCCAATAAGCCCGCCGATCATGCAATCGGTAGTAAACTATGTAAGGCAGCCAATAAGAAGACGGGCAAGACACCCAAAAAGGCCCCAGCCTCTCGGCCTAAAATACCCCCCACCGAATCGTCACAAGGTGTGGAACCTTTTGAGATGGAATGTCCATAA